In Deltaproteobacteria bacterium, a single genomic region encodes these proteins:
- a CDS encoding HEPN domain-containing protein yields the protein MRKNNKVKAWVSKAEQDFDGACILARKRKKPVPDLVCFHCGQAAEKFLKGYLVGENIPFPETHDLTSLEMLVSEKLPGIERVSDLLLLLNRFGVLTRYPGDETTIMDAKKALKAIKEVRKFFAPHLPGIPEL from the coding sequence ATGAGAAAGAATAACAAGGTCAAGGCGTGGGTATCCAAGGCGGAGCAGGATTTCGATGGGGCTTGTATTCTGGCCCGGAAGCGGAAGAAACCGGTTCCCGACCTTGTCTGCTTTCATTGCGGTCAAGCGGCCGAGAAATTTCTCAAGGGATATCTGGTTGGAGAGAATATCCCCTTTCCGGAAACGCACGACCTGACTTCCCTGGAGATGTTGGTTTCCGAAAAACTTCCCGGTATCGAACGGGTCTCGGATCTTCTTCTGCTTCTGAATCGATTCGGCGTCCTGACGAGGTACCCGGGAGATGAAACCACCATTATGGATGCAAAAAAAGCATTGAAGGCGATCAAGGAAGTCCGCAAATTTTTCG